GTCAATTACGCCGCTACTGGCCTAACCTGGGGAGCTTTCACGCTGGGCGCCCGGCCCGACCGCGCCAAGGGGACGGGTTTTATCGTCCATAACCAGATTGAAGCCGCCGCTTCGCTCAAGATGGAATTCGGCGACGTCATGGGAGACGAACCCTTTTCCGTCGTGCAGCTCTTCGATAACGACGGCAAACCCGTAGGGTCGCATATCAACGCTTTTGGCGACTTACTGGCCGAATCAGGACCCTACCGCGATATTGGAGCCGTGATTCTCAGCAACGGCGATATCGTCTCTCTCGGCGAGAACCGCCAATCTTTCGATTCGTTTCTAGCGACTATCGGCGCTCAGGCTTCCGAAGTGGCGATGGCGATCATCCTTGGAAATGATGGCAACGTAAAATATGGACCGTTCGCCATGCACACGGGCGAAGACGGACAATATCTGGGCGGCAGCACCAGCATCGTTTACGAAAACATCGTCGCTTTCGACGGCGGTTTCGTCGTCGATTACGGCCAGGGCATTCGCTGGTACAACAACGACGGCTCTCCCCGCACTCCGGCGCAATCCGATCACGCCGAGTTGGCGGGCGTGGAAGTCGTTCCCGATTTGGGGATCGTCTTCGGAGCGGATACTGGCGGACGCGGCGACGGCATGGCGATTGCCAGCAATGGGAAAGATTTGGTGGTAAAAAGCACTACGCTTAGTTCCGGAACGGACCAGGTCGGCGTCTTGATTTATTACAAGACCGATGGAACTGTGCGCAATTGGGTGCGTTTCGACGATGTGGATACAAGCGTCGATATAGCGAGAGTCGACCGCACGTTTTGCGATATGGATGAAAACGGCAATGTCTTCGTTGTGTGGCAGGACGAACGATTCGGCGGCGAAGAAAACGACGGTTACAAACAAATTTTCGGACGCTTCTTCAATAGCCAAGGCGAACCCGCCGGTCCCAGTTTCCCCGTTTTCGAAAATTGGAAAAAGGATCCGGTAGAAACGAATTACGGAAGCAAAATCGGCGACGTTCCCGCTGGCGATCATCAACAGCCCCGGTGCGCCATTAACGGAAAAATTGCCGTAGCCATCGATGGGACGACCATCATGCCGGATTTGCCCGATACTGTGAAGTTGGTTTCAGACGCATTTTACGACGCGCTGGGCGATGTCTTCGACGAAGCCATAATGCGAATTTTTCAAAATCCCTTCGCCGGCGCCCCGGTGGAAGATTGGGAACTTTATTAATTGAGTTTTTTGAGAAAATCGATAATTCGAAGCGAGCCAAGAAGGAGATTGGCCATCTCTTTCTTGGCTTTATTCGTTTACCCATGTCATTAACTCATATTACGCAGATAATAGACTCTTGCCTTTGGATTAAGTATTTTCTTGAAAAGTAGAAGAACCTTTCAAGCAAAGCGCAGAGGCTGCATTTTTATTCCGTTTTTGAATCACGAAATCACGAAAAGGCTTGAAATTCACGAAATATTCGAATCACGGATAGCGAGGATTCTTTGGGATTCCATGGAAAAATCGTTCTCATAACGCGATTCCTTGCGCCAACCTTTTTTCTTTTCTTTTTTTCGTGATTCAATGCGATAAGCAAAATAAGTCTATCATGTTTTTTATCCTGCGTAACATGCGTCATTAATTGCGTCCGCCGGGCGATCAACGGCCAGTTCCTATCAAAATAATCTTGCTCAAAGAATTTGATTCTGTTATGTTGGATGTCAAAAGCTTTGCGGATTATTAAGTTCTCCTTGGTTCGGAAGAGCGTCAGCATGAATAAGAGCGCGGGATTTACCTTGATCGAGTTGCTTATCGTCGTCGCCATCATCGGCGTCTTGGCGGCCATTGCGGTTCCCAATTTTCTCAATGCGCGCACTCGCGCCATTGTCGCTCGAGTGCAAGGGGATATCGCCGCCATCGGCGCGGCGCTGGATATGTATCATATCGATCATAACCAATATCCTCCATTTATGCCTGCAAGCGGACCCAACGATCTGGGCAAATATGGACTGAAAAAACTGACAACGCCCGTGTCGTATATCGGCAACGCCATTCTCTGGGATCCATTTATGGCCAAAGGCAAAGAGACCAACCACGGTCCCGCTTATCCTCCACCGTACAATTACATCTACCACGACAAGGCGACTTGCGGCGGAGACGGCAGCGCCTGGTGGGAAAATTACGATCCCCAATTTAAATATATGTGGTATTTATGCTCCGTTGGGCCGGACGAACTTTTTTATCATCCCAATACCAGCGCCCCGCGTTGGAATTGGCTGATATCTTATCAACCGAGCAATGGGATTGTCAGCATGGGGAATATCTATCTGTACGGTCCCGGACGCGCTACGGAAAAAGAGATTCAGGCGCCCAGCGGAACTTGACGCTCCATGTAAGGCAATTCAAAGTTCCCTTGCATGTGAAATCCAACTTCGCGTCAATCTGGTTTAGGAAGGCTAAGGAGTTTTTATGAACGATTCTACTCATTCGGATAAATCCATGAATCGCCGTCAATTTCATAAAAGGGCGGCGGTTTCTACGATCGCATTGGGAATCGCGGCGCCATCCGTGAAGAGAGCGTTGGGCGCCAACGACCGCATCAACATCGGCGTCATCGGCTGCGGCAGCCGAGCGGGAGCGCATATCGGAACGCTGTTGAAATTGAAGGAGCAGGGAACGCCGCTTGAAATTACGGCGGTTTGCGATACGTACCGGCCTCGGTTCGATAAGGCCGCTGAACGGACGAAAGCCTCTTTCCGCACTATGCGCCATGAAGAATTGCTGGCCCGCGAGGATATCGACGTGGTCT
The nucleotide sequence above comes from Candidatus Omnitrophota bacterium. Encoded proteins:
- a CDS encoding type II secretion system protein gives rise to the protein MNKSAGFTLIELLIVVAIIGVLAAIAVPNFLNARTRAIVARVQGDIAAIGAALDMYHIDHNQYPPFMPASGPNDLGKYGLKKLTTPVSYIGNAILWDPFMAKGKETNHGPAYPPPYNYIYHDKATCGGDGSAWWENYDPQFKYMWYLCSVGPDELFYHPNTSAPRWNWLISYQPSNGIVSMGNIYLYGPGRATEKEIQAPSGT